The DNA sequence AGATATAGAAAAGGCAGCGGTGTTCATCTAAttaaataataaactatgctCAAGCCTCAATCACCCTTGAATATAATTTAAggtataaaaacaaaacaactcaaCAGACTCTACCATTGGATATAAGTCTAATGATAATTTAGCATAATTTCTTTGGTCAGTTACTAACCAAGTTAACATTACTCGATAGAAAATATGCCAGGTCGCATCTCTGGAAGTTAAAAAATAGCCGCATGGGCGTTAAAAGCCCAATTGAATGTAGCCCAATACATTTGATTATAGCCCAAGGCAATTCCCCAGAAAAACGGTTAGTTTGACGATAATGCCCTTCCCGCTTTATCTGGGATTAACGAATGAATGACCAACCATATATGATAGCTTTGCTCTGTTTCTCTTCACTCATGGCTTCTTTACCTTACAGCACCATTCCAAACACACACCTCTCTTCATCCAAACACTCCATACccatagaaaaccaaaaaccatcACAAGCCCATTTCCCAAAGCTTCAAGAAAATGCAACCCAGAATCAAACTGATCTGTCCAAATCCTACTTCAATCAGATGTCCAAGCAGAGCCAAATTCAAGAAGCCGTGGACTTGCTCATCCATATGGACCTCAACAGCCTCCACATGGGGCCCGAAATCTACGGCCAGCTGCTTCAGGCGTGTGTCTACGAGCGAGCTCTTCAAACTGGAAAGCAAATCCACGCCCGGATTATCAAGAAAGGTGAGCTGTTTTCAACAAATGAGTACATTGAAACTAAACTAGTGATCTTTTACGCAAAATGCGATGATGGGAAAGCTTCGAATCGTTTGTTTAGAAGGGTGAGATTGAAAAATGTGTATTCTTGGGCTGCAATTGTTGGATTGAATTGTAGATTGGGTTTTTACAAAGACGCCTTGCTAGGGTTTATGGAAATGCATGAAGATGGGTTGTTTCCGGATAATTTTGTGGTTCCGAATGTGCTGAAGGCTTGCGGGGCGATGGAGTGGATTGGAGTTGGGAAAGCAGTTCATGGATATGTGGTCAAGATGGGTTGTAATGGGTGTGTGTTTGTTGCTAGCAGTCTTGTAGATATGTATGGAAAATGTGGGGTTGTGGATGATGCGAggaaggtgtttgatgaaatggttGGGAGAAATGTGATCACATGGAATTCGATGCTGGTGAGTTATGTGCAAAATGGATTGAATGAGGATGCTATCAAGGTGTTTTGTGATATGAGGGAGCAAGGCGTTGAACCCACTCATGTGACTGTGTCTGGCTTTCTTTCGGCTTCGGCTAATTTAGGTGCGCTAGAAGAAGGTAAGCAAGTGCATGCATTAGCAGTTGTGAGTGGACTTGAACTGAATACCATTTTGGGGAGTTCTATTATTAACTTTTATTCCAAGGTTGGTTTGATTGAGGATGCTGAAATAGTTTTTAGTAGGATGAATGAGAAAGATGTGGTTACATGGAATTTGCTCATATCTGGGTATTTGCAAATTGGGGATGTTGATAAAGGTCTTGATATGTGCCGCTTAATGAGACTAGAAAACTTGAGGTTTGACTCGGTGACTCTTGCATCCCTTATGTCTGCTTTTGCAGATACacgaaatttgaaatttggcaAGGAGGCGCACTGTTATTGTATAAGGAACAACCTTGAGGGTGATGTGGTTGTTTCAAGTAGTATAGTAGACCTGTATGCCAAATGTGAGAAAATTGATTACGCAAGACGAGCTTTCGAATCTGCAACAACTAGAGATCTTGTACTGTGGAACACGCTGTTGGCGGCTTATGCAGGATTGGGACATAGTGGTGAGGCATTCAAATTGTTCTATCAGATGCAACTGGAAAGTGTGCCTCCAAATGTGATGACTTGGAACTCTCTGATATTTGGTTTTTTGAAAAATAGTCAGGTCAATGAGGCTCAAGATATGTTCCTGCAGATGCAGTCCCTTGGTGTCGAGCCAAACCTGGTCACTTGGACTACTATGATCTCTGGTCTGGCGGAGAATGGGTTTGGCCATGAAGCAATTCAGGCCTTCCATCAAATGCAAGAAGCGGGAATCAAACCCAATGTTGTGAGTATCATTTGTGTACTTAAGGCTTGCATAGAAATGGCATCATTACAGAATGGAAGAGTTATACATGGGTATTTGATTAGGCATTACCTCTACCTTTCGATCCCAATTGCAACATCTTTAGTGGATATGTATGCTAAATGTGGTAATGTAGAAGAAGCAAAGAGAGTGTTTGATATGGTGTCAGACAAGGAGTTACCTATCTATAATGCAATGATCTCCAGTTACGCATTACATGGTCAAGCTGTGGAAGCTCTTGCACTATACCGGAGTTTAAAGGAAGAAGGCTTACAACCCGACAGTGTAACCTTTACTAATGCCTTATATGCATGTAGCCATGCCAGTCTGGTGACTGAAGGTTTGGAGCTTTTGGATGACTTGTTAATTGTTATCCAATCAAACTATAAATCCAAGTATTGAGCACTATGGTTGTGTGGTTAATCTTCTTTCTCGCTGTGGCAATGTGGATGAAGCTTTTAGGCTTATCGTCGCGATGCCTTATGAGCCTGATGCGCAGATATTGGGATCATTACTTGCAGCTTGTGGAGAACAGAATAACATAGAACTAGAGGAGTATTTGTCCGATCAATTACTGAAATTAGAGCCAGAGAATTCTGGAAACTATGTAGCGATTTCAAATGTATATGCAGTTGCAGGAAGATGGGATGAGGTAAAGAAAGTGAGGCAGTTAATGAAAGAAAAGGGCCTGAGAAAGATTCCTGGATGCAGCTGGATtcaaattggagaagaaatccatgcgtttgttgctggtgacaaaTCACACCCAGAAACTGAGCAAATCTATATGACATTGGAATTGTTGGAATAGAAATGGGTTTTACTGGATGCTTTCCTTCATTATACTCATAGCTCTAGATGATTTCtgttcacgaattataattaaTAAATTCTGTGGTGGAACATATATGTTCACGAGTTATTATCTATATAGGAAATGCAATGCTTAATTGTGTATCCCACAAAAGATCAAGCTATTATTCTGGCGGGCTGCTCATAATTCTACCTCGTGCACAGACTttgttcaaaagaaaaattgcTTCCGAGGCATCAGCTATTCAAGTCTTTTGGGACTGCCCAAGAGCAAAAAGTGTTTGGAAGCTTTCTTTCTTAAGTGAGGTATGTAAAACATGGAAAGAACCATCCtttcttgatttgttttctCATGTCAATTCCACAGCCATTGGAAGTGAGTCGAAGGCTTTAGAGAAACCGAAATTTAAATAGGCATGGTGAGCGAATGCTGGGACCGGAAGAGCTTGTACAAGCTGCAAGAGATTGGCATTTACAGTACACCACATTTGGGGCTGCTAACAGTGCGTTGCCTATAGCTGCTGCTCAAGACGGAATGGATGCTTGGCAACCACCTACTGTGGACTGCCTAAACCTAAATTTTGATGGAGCAACAGATACTAAAAATGGGGCTAGTGGTTTGGGAGCTGTGTTCAGAGATCATCAAGGCAAATTAAGAGGTGCCTTGGCTGTTCCTCAAGTTTGTAACCTCCCTCCAAAGGCGGTGGAAGCATTGGCTTTGCTACATAGCATCAGGTTTGCAATTCATGCATGTTGGTTTTACTACGTTGGAAGTAGAGGGTGATACTTTGACAGTTTTAAATGCTCTGCATGATGATAGTGATGTTCTTAGTGTGGAGGGTCATCTCGTGGATGTAGTCAAACATTTAGTTAAGTCTTTTATAGATTGTAGTTGGCAATTTGTTAAGCGTGATTGCAACAAAATTACGCACCGCTTAGTAAAGGAAGCCTTGAAGTTAAGTcaactttttctttgtttggagtCGCGGACAAATTTGGCTCTATCAATGTGTTAGCATGAACTTTGAGTGAGAAGTCTAAATGGGCATGGTTTTTTTTCCGACTTTGTTGAGGATGGTGGAAAACTCTTGTAACTACTCTCATTGTAATCTTCGTCCATTAATGAACTATCCCACGAATTGTTGTTTGACATATGGACGGTTTAGGAATTCAAGTTGATTTTGTGGGTAGGTAATGTGTAGACTAAAGCCGTGAATTTGGTACTTAGCTTTCGAATTTCAATTGGGAACTGCATCCTAAGCCCCGGAATCCCAGGATGATTGTGATACAAAAAATAGAACCTTGATCCTTGATCATATGTCTACCAACAGGCAAAAAACAATTCGGCAAAATACCAAACACAGACATATACATGTATCTGATTATATTATTACACATGATAATTCATGGATTAGTAAGGTagaccttttctttttctagaggACAGTTAAAAAAAGCCGTCTGTGTCACAAAATTAATGAGATAAAAAACAAGTGTGATTAAATTCAACTCTGAGATCATGACtattgatttgaatttcttcCCTGGCTATGAATTAGTGTCTGTCAATTAAATCTATAGATTGAATGATTAATAGAGCTGACCTTATCCTAatcgtttttttttcctttttttgataAGAAAATACTGCAAATAGTCAAATACAAATTAAAGTTCTTAGAGCGGCCCGGCTCTAATCGGTCAAACAAAAAGACTTTAGAAGCTTACCTTGTTCTATTTGTTATGAGCTGAAAATCTGAAATCTTCCTTGACTTGGAGCACCACTACTTCCAAATTCGAAAACTTGCAAGTTACAACCGTagttttcaaaatttcaaaacttgAACTTAGAAGACAAGAAACTGATCAGAACTGTATATACACAGATACTGGTCAATCATACCTTACCATCCCATCCCCACTTCTCCTTTGTCTTTATTTTCATCTTCCCCCCTTGTCGGGGATGAGTAATTGAGTGATGAAATTAGGTTACCAATTGGTTTTTCCTCTCTTACATTAAGGTTTACTGTAATGATAGACGAAAATTATTCAGTTGTCAATGGTGAAATTCTACCAGTGAGTCAACCACCGATATAATATCGATCTAGAAAAACCCCTAGGGTTTAGGCTCTACTGCTAGTAAGTATTGGGTGAAGATACGTTGGGAAGAAATGGAGTAGTactaaattgaagtaatatatACATGTTATTATGTGATTAGGTTAACTATACATGGAAAACTTGGATAATCACAAGGTTTAGGAAACCCAGCCAAGCGTTACTTGCTTAACTGCAAAGAGAGACAGCTTTATCAAATTGAATGGACTCATGGACCACAAAATAATGTTTGTCCAAGAGGCCATGGACCAAGCTTTTTCAGTGTCACCATTATCATTGATTTTTCAAGTTtccactcttttttcttttgtgggATGTGGTGTGAAGGACAATCTTCCTGAAGATTAATCACACTACCCCCCGTACCCCCAATTTCATTCCATATTAGATTCATCATGTCAAATTTCTGTTTGGTACTCAAAagttttagaaaataaatgtCGTGCGGATATAACGAATAAACATAATATCGATACGttcagagaaaaaaattattattattctgATAATGAACAACGATAAAATCGAAATCGTATGTGTCTTAATTCTTAACTCTTTGTTTGTTACATAAGTTATCCTCAGATTCCACACCAACAGAACTACACAAGCACATAAATCTATGAAGCATCTACatcaaaagtctcaacaagaAAAAAGTGATTAAATTAGTGATGTAAAGTCAATTTCATGGTCCACATTCATACTCAACAATGTGCTATGTTTATAACTCCATATCTACCTACAGACACTAATCCTATACAAATTAGACATCTCTTTTCTAAAATCTTCAGAATTTTGACTAGTCTCTTGGTACGAAACCTCTAATTCGTAACTGCAATGTGCTTGAATGACGCACAAGAGAATAAAAATTAGCCCTATTTGTGAAATATCAGGGTTGAAATTGATAAATCCTAAATGACCCTTGAAATCCAAAACTAATCACTATAGTCAAAAACACAATTTCATTAGCATTAACATGAGTCCGATACTTTTAGTTCTAGTAGTATCATTATTCGTAAGTAGAAGATTCAGAGTTCAACCGTGAAGATTCTCTTATGCACCGATAATATAAGTAATTCAGAACCTATAAGGTGATCtcaatatttaatatttataattaatattttttttaataattaaaaaatacacTTAATATTATCTAACCGTTTATTCATATTAATGCAAGTGCAGGTCGGTATTCTAGATCTATTTAATACGGGATTAATTAGTCACTATAGTGAGTGCTTAATATTAAGGGCGCGAAAGGAGGACGTTTCCAGAGGAAGATGAAAAAGACGAAAGGAGATATTTTAAAGAATAAAGTGTGGGGACGGTGGTCGCGTAGATCAACGGCTGACATCACATCTGGGTCaaaggctctctctctctctctctcttttcttttctgacgAAAAGAAAACACAGAGCCTAAAAAAGCCGGTCAAGCAATCCAGGCTGTTGAGCTGTTCCACACCCCACCCTATTATTCCTGCACTTACCCCGATAACGCAAACCGGACAAATCCTCTCCCACGTGGCGGCCTTTTGCTGTTCCAATTAGTTTACCCCCCCCACCCACATGGAGACCCAAAACCACCGTATACACTGCCGATCGCGGTGGTGCTTCCCAATCATGTGTACTTCGTGGACCTACGTACGGTGCTCAAATCACAGTCATCATCATTAAATGCAACTTCGAGACTTTGAGTGTTGCTCAAGACTCACCATTTGACGCAACAATTTGTTGATTAAGAAAATGTTACCGAATTTGTTCATTTGTTTGAATACAGATCAATACTCACTTTTGGGTTTTGAGCATGGTGAGAACTGTTATCGAGGGACGGGATGATCGAGCTTGGTTCACTAGAGTTGAACCTAAGAATTGGTCAAGAAGAatgtcgtttttttttttttgtgagaatgAAAGAATGCCATTGTTGAACACCCATTTGGGAGTAAACTAATCAAAAGAACCAAGTAAAATAAGAAAACTCACAAGAAAAGCCATGTGTATGAGACACTGATTGTGAGAATTTATAAAGAGAACGAATTAAAAAACCCAATTCCAGCAAATATTGTCAAATTCCAATCAGACCATGGAACTCCCCCACCCTCCCAACATcatcaacaaattaaaaaacCCTCCCACCTATAAAAATCATtgcaaaaattaaaaagaaaaaaccaaaattaaaactaaaaaaaaaaaaaaacagatattGGCACCAACCGAACCCATACCCACCTTCCATTTCCAATCCCTTTACATTTATCCCTTCTTTTTTAAGACTCTTTTAAGGTGTGGGTGTGACACTTGGTGGGGTCCTGGACCCTTGGGGAGGCGTATGACCGTCAGATCCCTTTGAGGGGTCATCCGACGACTGTCGTAACCCGTCGTCGGTTTCGGCCCGATTCATGTCCTCAATCATACGGACCACCTCCTGCATTCCGGGCCGTTGATCGGGGACCGTGGACACACAGGCCATGGCTATTTGCAAAAGCTGAACCATCTCCTCCTCAATGTTTTGGTACCTCATTAGCTCCACGTCGAACACCTCAGCGGTCCATTCCTCACGGACCACGGACTGGACCCACCTCGGTAGGTCAATTCCCTCTTCTCCCAAGGAAGCTTGATTGGGTGCTTTCCCAGTTAATAGCTCTAACAGCAACACCCCAAAGCTGTACACGTCGGACTTGAACGTGACCTTTCGGGTCTCCACCACCTCCGGAGCGCGGTAGCCCGCGACCCGGTTGGGCGGGGTGGAGGTCCCGAACAGTGGGTTCAGCCCGAAGTCTGAAACTGTTGCGTCGTGATCGGGTCGTAGCAGGATGTTGGACGACTTAATGTTGCCGTGGACCACTTTACCCGCCACGTGGAGGTGCGCTAAGCCTCTTGCGGCACTTAGCGCGATTCTCATCCGGTTGTCCCAGTCCAGTGGGGTGCGACCTGAGCCTCTACTCCCtgcaaccaaaaaaagaaaaaaacagttcAGGCCACCATGGTTAGTTTCGTAACTTCACCTTCCACTCTTTTTTGGGCGTGAGAGTCACACTTTCTAAAAAGAACCTAAAGCTTAGAGCCAAAGTTAAAATGATGTCGGTCACCGGTGACCACCCTGGTAAATCATGGTCAccaccagttttttttttttttaaggaacaaaaaaaacaatgaaaccGAAATAGCAGCTTTCCACACAAAGAATGTTGGTAAAGAAAACGGCAATGGAAATCAACTAAAATTCATAGTATTTCTGTTTTAATTCCGCCTAATATTCCTCTGGACGAATATATAAATACAGGGTCGGATAATTAAATATAACTATAATTGACAAATTTCAAGGCTGAAAATCTGAAACAGCTCAACCTCCACCATCAAAGAATATtatcccagaaaaaaaaaattaagggatGCATTTACAATGAATGACCAAACCCTGAAGCACATTCATTCTTAGACATAAACTAACATAAAATCAAACCCAGAATTCAAAGCATTTCATTATTTTAATTTCAGCtctaaatttttaaatattgaaacgaaaaaagaagaagatgtaaTTAGAAATCGTACCGTGAAGAAGAACAGACAAGCTACCGGCGGTCATGTAATCGTAGACGAGGAGTTTCTCATCTTTAGAGAAGTAGAATGCCCTCAATGGAACCACATTTTCGTGCTTGATTTTACCCAGAACCTCCATTTGCATATCGAACTCTTTTTTGGTCACCACCACGTCTTTTAGCCTCTTCACCACCACCGTGGTGCCTTCTTCCAGCACCGCCTTGTACGACGTCCCGACGCTTCCTTTGCCCAGAACCTCCGCCGAGGCCCGCAACAAGTCTTCTAGGTCGAAGCTGTAAATCCCGCCGTTGAAGAAGACCAGCTTGTTCCTCTCCGCCTCGGTAGACGCGCCGGTGATGTCGTCCTTGGAGGAAGACGTTCCGGCCTCCGCCACGGCGACGGAGCGTGCCGCGGTGACGGGAGGTTTGGGAGACTTGGGGGAGTGTTGACGGCGGTGTTTTCTGAGGCAGAGCAGGAGAATCAGAAGTAAAAGGCAGAAACCCAAAATGGAACCCACTACGATGGCGATAATGGCGGCGGTGGAGAGCTTTTTGGACTTCTTGTGGGCTGGGACTATCGGCGGAGTCACGGGCGCCGGTGCGGGTGATGGGAAAAAGGGATTACACGACCGCAATGGGCCGCCGCATAGATCTAAGTTTCCGGTGAATGCGGAACTTGGGAACTTGGCTAGGCTCGCAGGGATCGAGCCAT is a window from the Rosa chinensis cultivar Old Blush chromosome 2, RchiOBHm-V2, whole genome shotgun sequence genome containing:
- the LOC112185868 gene encoding LOW QUALITY PROTEIN: pentatricopeptide repeat-containing protein At5g55740, chloroplastic-like (The sequence of the model RefSeq protein was modified relative to this genomic sequence to represent the inferred CDS: deleted 1 base in 1 codon; substituted 1 base at 1 genomic stop codon); the protein is MIALLCFSSLMASLPYSTIPNTHLSSSKHSIPIENQKPSQAHFPKLQENATQNQTDLSKSYFNQMSKQSQIQEAVDLLIHMDLNSLHMGPEIYGQLLQACVYERALQTGKQIHARIIKKGELFSTNEYIETKLVIFYAKCDDGKASNRLFRRVRLKNVYSWAAIVGLNCRLGFYKDALLGFMEMHEDGLFPDNFVVPNVLKACGAMEWIGVGKAVHGYVVKMGCNGCVFVASSLVDMYGKCGVVDDARKVFDEMVGRNVITWNSMLVSYVQNGLNEDAIKVFCDMREQGVEPTHVTVSGFLSASANLGALEEGKQVHALAVVSGLELNTILGSSIINFYSKVGLIEDAEIVFSRMNEKDVVTWNLLISGYLQIGDVDKGLDMCRLMRLENLRFDSVTLASLMSAFADTRNLKFGKEAHCYCIRNNLEGDVVVSSSIVDLYAKCEKIDYARRAFESATTRDLVLWNTLLAAYAGLGHSGEAFKLFYQMQLESVPPNVMTWNSLIFGFLKNSQVNEAQDMFLQMQSLGVEPNLVTWTTMISGLAENGFGHEAIQAFHQMQEAGIKPNVVSIICVLKACIEMASLQNGRVIHGYLIRHYLYLSIPIATSLVDMYAKCGNVEEAKRVFDMVSDKELPIYNAMISSYALHGQAVEALALYRSLKEEGLQPDSVTFTNALYACSHASLVTEGLELLDDCXLLSNQTINPSIEHYGCVVNLLSRCGNVDEAFRLIVAMPYEPDAQILGSLLAACGEQNNIELEEYLSDQLLKLEPENSGNYVAISNVYAVAGRWDEVKKVRQLMKEKGLRKIPGCSWIQIGEEIHAFVAGDKSHPETEQIYMTLELLE
- the LOC112188480 gene encoding probable inactive receptor kinase At2g26730; the protein is MSVRFRCVVGFLATFLLLGCGGRVNSEPTQDKQALLAFINQTPHANRVQWNNSVSACSWVGVRCDGNQSYVQSLHLPGVGLVGPIPPNTLGRLSQLRVLSLRSNKLTGSVPPDFANMTVLRNLYLQDNELSGAFPPALTLLARLNRLDLSSNNFTGSIPFAVNNLTQLTGLFLQNNEFSGALPSISSGKLQSFNVSNNKLNGSIPASLAKFPSSAFTGNLDLCGGPLRSCNPFFPSPAPAPVTPPIVPAHKKSKKLSTAAIIAIVVGSILGFCLLLLILLLCLRKHRRQHSPKSPKPPVTAARSVAVAEAGTSSSKDDITGASTEAERNKLVFFNGGIYSFDLEDLLRASAEVLGKGSVGTSYKAVLEEGTTVVVKRLKDVVVTKKEFDMQMEVLGKIKHENVVPLRAFYFSKDEKLLVYDYMTAGSLSVLLHGSRGSGRTPLDWDNRMRIALSAARGLAHLHVAGKVVHGNIKSSNILLRPDHDATVSDFGLNPLFGTSTPPNRVAGYRAPEVVETRKVTFKSDVYSFGVLLLELLTGKAPNQASLGEEGIDLPRWVQSVVREEWTAEVFDVELMRYQNIEEEMVQLLQIAMACVSTVPDQRPGMQEVVRMIEDMNRAETDDGLRQSSDDPSKGSDGHTPPQGSRTPPSVTPTP